One genomic segment of Catalinimonas alkaloidigena includes these proteins:
- a CDS encoding VCBS repeat-containing protein codes for MNTKATQKQILPLLFLIVSAACGVKSDSEKLFELLPSSYTGVDFQNTLTETPRMNIFNYLYFYNGGGVAAGDLNGDDLPDLYFTSNLENNKLYLNKGNFKFQDITASAKVQGKGSWTTGVTMADVNGDGRLDIYVSQLGDYQNIRGKNQLYINMGNDGEGTPVFEEKAAEYGLDLKGFSTQAAFFDYDLDGDLDMYMLNHSVHSNGTFGKASLRDKTHPLAGDKLLRNDNGKFTDVTDSSGIYSSALGYGLGITIGDVNWDGYPDIYIGNDFHENDYLYINNTDGTFSEKLQEYIRHTSRFSMGNDIGDINNDGLPDIVSLDMLPSDPVKLKTSAGEDAYDVYNYKLKYGYNHQFARNTLQLNMGEGHFSEIGLMTGMSATDWSWSGLMADLDLDGHKDIYIANGIKRRSNDLDYIRYISNDALQHRLEGDLTSEDMALVEKMPIVKIPNVVYQNKGGLAFENMSKGWGLGQESFSNGAAYVDLDNDGDLDLVTNNIDQEAFIYKNRSVDSAKKINAHHYLKLKFDGKAPNTKGIGARVIIPLDSQTIIQEVYATRGYQSSVPTDLIVGLGNREQLDSLVVIWPNLQYEVLYHVQTDTTLALQQSNATGRYDFSKSQQTLFKNVSDELKVGYKHEENTFIEFNRELLIPHMSSTEGPKMAVGDINGDQKEDFFVGGGKWQPGEIYVQVEQGFQKVEQAALKADSVAEDVGAALVDVDGDQDLDLIVVSGGNEFQGEEEALLPRLYKNDGQGNFTRDSAALPQIYVNGSVVKSADYDQDGDTDLFIGGRVVSRNYGKMPQSYLLENDGQGNFANVTENKAHALSEVGMVKDAAWADVDGDGQTDLLVVGEWMPISIFKNEAGRLAKVESASLEQTHGWWNTIKITDIDGDGDQDLICGNLGLNSKLKSSPEEPLTLYVKDIDDNGSLEQIMTYYVDGKEYLFATKDEIGSQLIDIKNRFVKYIDFAEADVDEIFPGDMLEGAEKLQAYEFRSGVFINEGNMEFRFQPFPLQAQLSPIQAIYIQDMDEDGLDDLLMAGNFYEVTIERGRYDASYGTVLKNKENGTFQWIPNKQTGLYIDGQVRDIQKINFQGEDIFSIVRNNAPIEFVYKSLNKQPLTNEQKIATVLGSH; via the coding sequence ATGAATACCAAGGCAACCCAAAAGCAAATACTGCCCTTACTATTTCTGATCGTTAGTGCAGCTTGTGGAGTAAAGTCAGACTCAGAGAAGTTATTTGAGCTGTTACCTTCCTCATATACCGGGGTGGACTTTCAGAACACACTGACAGAAACGCCCCGGATGAATATTTTCAACTACCTCTATTTTTACAATGGCGGAGGCGTGGCTGCCGGTGATCTCAACGGAGATGATCTGCCCGATCTTTATTTTACCTCCAATCTGGAGAACAATAAGCTTTACTTAAACAAAGGCAATTTCAAATTTCAGGATATCACAGCAAGTGCCAAAGTACAGGGCAAAGGAAGCTGGACCACCGGCGTGACCATGGCCGATGTGAATGGGGATGGCAGGCTGGATATTTATGTAAGTCAGCTAGGCGATTACCAAAACATCCGGGGTAAAAATCAACTGTATATCAACATGGGTAATGATGGTGAGGGGACGCCCGTTTTTGAGGAAAAAGCAGCAGAATATGGACTTGATCTGAAAGGTTTCAGCACCCAGGCAGCATTTTTTGACTATGATCTGGATGGCGACCTGGATATGTACATGCTCAACCACTCAGTACACTCCAACGGTACTTTTGGCAAAGCCAGCCTCAGAGATAAAACCCATCCGCTTGCCGGCGACAAGCTGCTCAGAAATGACAATGGAAAGTTTACAGATGTTACCGACAGTAGTGGTATTTACAGCAGTGCTTTAGGCTATGGCCTTGGAATAACAATAGGGGACGTCAACTGGGATGGCTATCCGGATATTTATATTGGCAATGACTTTCATGAAAATGACTATCTCTACATCAACAATACCGATGGCACGTTCAGCGAAAAGCTGCAGGAGTATATCAGGCATACCAGCCGTTTCTCTATGGGCAATGATATTGGCGATATCAACAATGATGGCCTGCCCGATATTGTTTCCTTGGATATGCTCCCCTCTGATCCGGTGAAGCTGAAAACCTCCGCCGGAGAGGATGCTTATGATGTGTACAATTATAAACTGAAATACGGCTATAACCATCAGTTTGCCCGCAACACACTTCAGCTCAACATGGGAGAAGGGCATTTTAGCGAAATTGGCCTGATGACAGGCATGAGCGCTACCGACTGGAGCTGGTCTGGCCTCATGGCTGACCTGGACCTGGACGGGCATAAAGATATCTACATTGCCAATGGCATCAAGAGGCGCTCAAACGATCTGGATTACATCAGGTACATCTCTAATGATGCGCTTCAGCATCGGCTGGAGGGAGACCTGACGAGCGAAGATATGGCGCTGGTAGAAAAAATGCCTATCGTCAAAATTCCCAATGTAGTGTATCAGAATAAAGGAGGCTTGGCTTTTGAAAATATGTCAAAAGGATGGGGCCTGGGGCAGGAGTCTTTCTCTAACGGTGCGGCTTACGTAGATCTGGATAATGATGGTGACCTTGACCTGGTGACTAATAATATTGATCAGGAAGCTTTTATTTATAAGAACCGGAGTGTTGATAGTGCTAAAAAAATAAATGCTCATCATTATCTCAAGCTCAAGTTTGATGGTAAAGCGCCTAACACAAAAGGAATTGGAGCCAGAGTTATCATTCCACTAGACTCCCAAACCATCATACAGGAAGTATACGCTACGCGGGGTTACCAGTCATCTGTCCCTACGGACCTGATCGTCGGCCTGGGCAACAGAGAGCAGCTTGATTCTTTGGTGGTGATATGGCCTAACCTTCAATATGAAGTGCTTTATCATGTACAGACCGATACAACTTTAGCCCTTCAGCAAAGTAATGCTACTGGCAGGTATGATTTTTCAAAATCTCAGCAAACTCTCTTTAAAAATGTTTCTGACGAGCTGAAAGTAGGTTATAAACATGAGGAAAATACTTTTATAGAGTTCAATCGCGAATTGCTCATCCCTCACATGTCTTCTACCGAAGGACCTAAAATGGCGGTGGGAGATATCAATGGCGATCAGAAGGAGGACTTCTTTGTGGGAGGAGGCAAATGGCAGCCCGGAGAGATTTATGTGCAGGTAGAGCAAGGTTTTCAGAAAGTGGAACAGGCAGCGTTAAAAGCAGATAGTGTGGCAGAAGATGTGGGTGCGGCCCTGGTGGATGTGGATGGTGATCAGGACCTTGACCTGATCGTAGTGAGTGGAGGAAATGAATTTCAGGGGGAGGAAGAAGCTTTACTGCCTCGCCTGTATAAAAATGATGGACAGGGGAATTTTACCAGAGATAGCGCTGCGCTACCGCAGATTTATGTCAATGGCTCCGTAGTGAAAAGCGCTGACTATGACCAGGATGGGGATACTGACCTGTTTATCGGTGGCCGGGTAGTATCCCGTAATTATGGAAAGATGCCCCAGAGCTATCTGTTGGAAAATGACGGACAGGGGAATTTTGCCAATGTCACCGAAAACAAAGCGCATGCGCTTTCAGAAGTAGGTATGGTCAAAGATGCAGCCTGGGCAGATGTGGATGGCGATGGACAGACTGATTTGCTGGTGGTAGGTGAGTGGATGCCCATTAGCATTTTTAAAAATGAAGCTGGTCGTTTAGCAAAAGTAGAATCGGCCTCACTTGAGCAGACGCATGGCTGGTGGAACACCATAAAAATCACTGATATTGATGGTGATGGCGATCAGGATTTAATTTGCGGTAATCTGGGGCTCAACTCCAAGCTGAAAAGTTCTCCTGAGGAGCCCTTGACGCTCTATGTGAAGGACATAGATGACAACGGAAGTTTGGAGCAGATCATGACCTACTATGTGGATGGTAAGGAATATTTATTTGCTACCAAAGATGAGATAGGCTCACAATTGATAGACATTAAAAACCGCTTTGTAAAATACATTGATTTTGCGGAAGCAGATGTGGATGAAATCTTTCCGGGCGATATGCTGGAAGGAGCAGAAAAATTACAGGCTTATGAGTTTCGCTCCGGCGTTTTCATCAACGAAGGAAATATGGAGTTTCGCTTTCAGCCTTTCCCCCTACAGGCTCAGCTTTCTCCCATACAGGCGATTTACATACAGGATATGGATGAAGATGGACTGGATGACTTACTGATGGCAGGAAACTTCTACGAAGTAACCATTGAAAGAGGAAGGTACGACGCCAGCTACGGAACAGTACTCAAAAATAAGGAGAATGGCACATTCCAATGGATTCCCAACAAGCAGACCGGACTCTACATTGATGGACAGGTGCGTGATATCCAAAAAATTAATTTTCAGGGAGAAGATATTTTCAGCATTGTCAGGAATAATGCGCCTATAGAATTTGTATACAAAAGCTTAAATAAACAACCACTTACCAATGAGCAGAAGATTGCTACTGTACTGGGGAGTCATTAG
- a CDS encoding RagB/SusD family nutrient uptake outer membrane protein, whose translation MYYHKSIKSLSVLLCFSLFYVGCTDLEVEELESVVTETESGEFTGDAGALLESAYNQLGTFADQANIYALQVHSSDEMIPPTRGTDWGDNGVWRLLHAHNWDPTHQYVLGSWNLLNSRVFLTNQVLASDNPAPTAQQEAEARFLRAFYMWHVMDMYGQVPFREVNEGVEVDPRVFSRQEAFNFILEDLEAALPNLPSLAPSPTNDQASKAAAATLLARLYLNKGVYMAAVNEQGALNPTFEQADMAKVIEYADMVEAEGYALEEEFYQNFTVNAQNELIFVNRAGAGNPENRYYMTLHYDNNPSGWNGFTTLADFYAKFEDSDVRKGIDATPDGTPFSGIGRGFLDGQQYSDSGTVIINSRNNQPLAFEPDVPLIGADTDDGYRAIKYHPADKGRYIQLRYGDVFLMKAEAMFRSGQTGEALAMVNELRALRGASPLSSLDDAALLDERGRELYWEGIRRTDQIRFGTFDDTWHDKEVTDAYRVLYPIPQQALDSNPNLVQNPGY comes from the coding sequence ATGTATTATCATAAATCTATAAAAAGTTTATCAGTGCTTCTCTGTTTCAGCTTATTCTATGTAGGCTGTACAGATCTGGAAGTGGAGGAACTGGAATCTGTGGTGACAGAAACCGAGAGTGGTGAGTTTACGGGAGATGCTGGTGCGCTGTTGGAATCTGCCTATAATCAGTTAGGAACTTTTGCTGATCAGGCGAATATTTATGCCCTTCAGGTACACTCCTCAGATGAAATGATACCCCCCACCCGAGGTACGGACTGGGGAGATAATGGGGTCTGGCGCTTACTACACGCCCACAACTGGGATCCTACTCACCAATATGTACTCGGATCATGGAACTTACTAAACAGCCGTGTATTCCTGACCAATCAGGTACTGGCTTCGGATAATCCGGCCCCTACTGCGCAGCAGGAGGCGGAAGCCAGGTTTTTGAGAGCATTCTATATGTGGCACGTAATGGATATGTACGGTCAGGTGCCTTTCAGAGAAGTAAACGAGGGAGTAGAAGTTGACCCCAGGGTATTTAGTCGGCAGGAAGCTTTCAATTTTATTTTGGAAGACCTTGAGGCAGCCTTACCTAATCTTCCTTCATTGGCTCCGTCACCTACCAACGATCAGGCATCAAAAGCAGCAGCGGCTACTTTACTCGCCAGGCTTTATCTTAATAAAGGTGTATATATGGCAGCAGTAAATGAGCAGGGTGCGCTTAACCCTACTTTTGAACAGGCCGATATGGCTAAGGTGATTGAGTACGCCGATATGGTAGAAGCCGAAGGTTATGCGCTAGAAGAAGAATTTTATCAGAATTTTACGGTGAATGCCCAAAACGAACTCATTTTCGTAAACCGTGCAGGTGCTGGTAATCCTGAAAACAGGTACTACATGACACTGCACTATGACAACAATCCTAGCGGATGGAATGGCTTTACTACCCTTGCCGACTTCTACGCGAAGTTTGAAGATAGTGACGTTAGAAAAGGAATTGATGCGACTCCTGACGGAACTCCTTTCTCCGGTATCGGTCGTGGATTTTTAGATGGGCAACAGTACAGCGATAGCGGTACAGTAATTATTAATAGCAGAAACAATCAGCCTTTAGCCTTTGAGCCTGATGTGCCGCTGATAGGTGCAGATACTGACGATGGCTATCGTGCTATCAAGTACCACCCCGCTGATAAAGGAAGATATATCCAGTTGCGTTATGGCGATGTTTTCTTAATGAAAGCGGAAGCAATGTTTAGAAGCGGACAAACTGGCGAAGCATTGGCCATGGTGAACGAACTAAGAGCGCTGAGAGGAGCAAGCCCGCTAAGCAGTCTGGATGATGCGGCCCTTCTTGACGAAAGAGGAAGGGAATTGTACTGGGAAGGGATCAGAAGAACTGACCAGATCAGGTTCGGAACTTTTGATGATACCTGGCACGACAAGGAAGTGACAGATGCTTACAGAGTACTGTATCCTATACCTCAGCAGGCGCTGGATTCAAACCCTAATCTTGTTCAGAATCCCGGATATTAA
- a CDS encoding VCBS repeat-containing protein — MKHSFWLIALLVWGCSDADDHLFTRLSDSEVGIDFTNELILSKDFDVFRYRNYYNGGGVAIGDINNDGFSDVYLTANMRSNRLYLNKGNAKGETFEFEDITEAAGVEGNKIWSTGVSMADVNGDGRLDIYVCNSGDIEGGKRENELFINEGNDSDGLPTFSEQAEAYGLDDKGFSTHAVFFDYDKDGDLDAYVLNNSFRPVSTLGLENIRHVRDSTGGDKLYRNDDNTFVDVSREAGIYGSVIGFGLGVTITDVNQDNWLDIYVSNDFFERDYLYINQKNGPDGHPTFKDELPQRMGHISHFSMGADAADLNNDGYPEVFVTDMLPETDERLKTMTNFESYDVHQTKLKNDYYEQYMRNTLQLNSQDGTFKEIGQLAGVHATDWSWGALIADFDNDFNKEIFVSNGIYKDVTNQDFIRFIGSDEAMLEAMRKETVDFQELVDRMPSNKLSNYLFKKDSSLTYENVSSSWGLDEPSFSNGAAYGDLDNDGDLDLVVNNVNQEVFVYRNNSEKRLKNNYLKLSFIGPDKNRFGVGARVHAYVKDQHIMQENVPTKGFQSSMDYAMIIGTDSLQTIDSLIIHWGYDDKVQKLYDIKANQQLTLDIQDADKKILPDDGRQPAIFQQQNNMLSPPFTHQEDPFVDFDYERLVYHMLSREGPALTVSDINQDGLDDFYIGGAHGKSGKIYLQNRNGSFEVSEQWEIARDSIYEDVDARFFDADNDGDLDLYVVSGGNRFRENDRNYQDRLYLLTSINNHRPVYERSENALPLLNEMGACVRNADYDNDGDQDLFVGSRGVSLQYGLAATSHILENDGSGRFTEVTATVSPRLASFGMVTDAQWTDFDNDDDLDLVVVGDWMPITLFKNNGANLERLNNVPGLTKSNGWWRSIEVSDVNKDGEMDFIVGNWGSNSMFKASEEKPLELYISDFDNNQTIDHVYACYKGDSLYPMALRHEIVMQLNFLKKDFTYYEDYAGKTLSQVFSKEQLENAIVNRVHHLQSSVVINNGDGSYSLHKLPEEVQFSPIYAIAADDFDQDMKTDYVMAGNFSGVKPEEGRYDANTGLMLKAAGDQLFVVKGNKTGLRIDGEVRKMEVARTIGNKKLLIVAKNDDLPEIYEYQGNPKANTALTISDR, encoded by the coding sequence ATGAAACATAGCTTTTGGTTGATAGCACTGCTAGTTTGGGGCTGTTCGGATGCCGATGACCACCTTTTTACCCGCCTGTCAGATAGTGAAGTAGGCATTGATTTTACCAACGAACTTATCCTCAGCAAAGACTTTGACGTATTCAGGTATCGCAATTACTATAATGGTGGAGGAGTAGCCATAGGTGATATCAATAACGATGGTTTTTCGGATGTCTACCTCACTGCCAATATGCGGAGCAACCGCCTTTATTTAAATAAAGGTAATGCTAAAGGGGAGACTTTTGAATTTGAAGATATTACGGAAGCAGCCGGTGTAGAGGGCAACAAAATATGGTCTACCGGAGTAAGCATGGCTGATGTGAATGGAGACGGACGGCTGGATATCTATGTATGTAACTCAGGGGATATAGAGGGAGGTAAGCGGGAGAATGAGCTTTTCATCAACGAAGGCAATGACTCCGATGGACTACCTACATTTAGCGAGCAGGCCGAAGCTTACGGGCTGGATGACAAGGGCTTCAGTACCCACGCCGTATTTTTTGACTATGACAAAGATGGTGACCTGGATGCTTATGTACTCAACAACTCTTTTCGTCCGGTGTCTACGCTGGGACTGGAAAATATCAGGCACGTAAGAGATAGTACCGGAGGTGATAAGCTGTACCGCAATGATGACAACACCTTTGTGGATGTAAGCCGGGAAGCAGGCATTTACGGCAGTGTGATCGGCTTCGGGCTGGGGGTTACCATTACCGATGTCAATCAGGATAACTGGCTGGATATTTATGTGTCCAATGATTTTTTTGAAAGAGACTACCTCTATATCAACCAGAAAAACGGCCCGGATGGACATCCCACCTTCAAAGACGAACTACCGCAGCGTATGGGCCATATAAGCCATTTCTCTATGGGTGCTGATGCCGCCGACCTTAACAATGACGGCTATCCTGAAGTCTTTGTCACCGATATGCTTCCCGAGACCGATGAACGGCTCAAAACCATGACCAATTTTGAGTCCTACGATGTACACCAGACCAAGCTGAAAAATGACTATTACGAGCAGTACATGCGTAATACCTTACAGCTCAATAGCCAGGACGGAACATTCAAAGAGATTGGACAACTGGCCGGTGTTCATGCTACCGACTGGAGCTGGGGCGCCCTGATCGCTGATTTTGATAACGATTTTAACAAAGAGATTTTTGTCAGCAACGGTATATATAAAGATGTTACCAATCAGGACTTTATCCGCTTCATAGGAAGTGACGAGGCCATGCTGGAAGCCATGCGCAAAGAAACCGTGGATTTTCAGGAGTTGGTAGACCGGATGCCTTCCAATAAGCTCAGCAACTACCTCTTCAAAAAGGACAGCAGCCTTACCTATGAAAATGTATCTTCAAGCTGGGGGCTGGATGAACCTTCTTTCTCCAATGGGGCTGCCTATGGCGATCTGGACAATGATGGAGACCTGGATCTGGTTGTCAATAATGTGAATCAGGAAGTTTTTGTTTACAGGAATAATAGCGAGAAGCGCTTAAAAAATAATTATCTGAAACTTTCATTCATAGGGCCGGATAAAAATCGTTTTGGAGTGGGAGCCAGAGTGCATGCTTATGTAAAAGACCAGCACATTATGCAGGAAAATGTGCCTACCAAAGGCTTTCAGTCTTCTATGGATTACGCTATGATCATCGGAACAGATAGCCTACAAACTATTGATAGCTTGATCATACACTGGGGCTACGATGATAAGGTGCAGAAATTATATGATATAAAAGCAAATCAGCAGCTGACCTTAGATATCCAGGATGCTGATAAAAAAATACTGCCGGATGATGGGCGTCAGCCAGCTATTTTTCAGCAACAGAATAATATGCTCAGTCCTCCCTTTACCCATCAGGAAGATCCTTTTGTTGATTTTGATTATGAACGCCTGGTCTATCACATGCTATCCAGGGAAGGCCCTGCCCTGACGGTAAGCGATATCAATCAAGACGGGCTGGATGATTTTTACATTGGTGGGGCACACGGAAAATCCGGTAAAATCTACCTGCAAAACAGGAATGGAAGTTTTGAAGTCAGTGAGCAGTGGGAGATAGCCCGGGACAGTATCTATGAAGACGTAGACGCCAGATTCTTTGATGCGGACAATGATGGAGATCTAGACCTCTATGTAGTGAGTGGAGGAAATCGGTTTAGAGAAAATGACCGCAATTATCAGGACAGGCTTTACCTGTTGACCTCAATAAACAATCATAGACCAGTTTATGAGCGGAGCGAGAATGCTTTGCCTCTTTTGAATGAAATGGGGGCCTGTGTACGCAATGCTGATTATGATAATGATGGAGATCAGGATCTCTTTGTAGGAAGCCGTGGTGTTTCACTCCAGTATGGCCTGGCAGCTACCAGCCACATCTTAGAAAATGATGGTTCAGGAAGGTTTACGGAGGTTACCGCTACTGTCTCTCCCCGGCTGGCTTCCTTCGGTATGGTGACCGATGCACAGTGGACAGATTTTGACAATGACGATGATTTAGACCTGGTAGTAGTCGGGGACTGGATGCCTATCACTTTGTTCAAGAACAATGGAGCTAATCTGGAACGGCTTAATAATGTGCCCGGCCTCACCAAATCCAACGGATGGTGGAGAAGCATTGAAGTAAGCGATGTCAATAAAGATGGAGAGATGGACTTTATTGTAGGCAATTGGGGAAGTAATAGTATGTTTAAGGCAAGTGAAGAAAAGCCTCTGGAGCTTTACATAAGCGATTTTGATAACAACCAGACCATTGATCATGTGTACGCCTGCTACAAAGGAGACAGCTTATACCCAATGGCATTACGACATGAAATTGTCATGCAGTTAAATTTTCTGAAGAAAGATTTCACTTATTACGAAGACTATGCCGGAAAAACACTCTCCCAGGTGTTCAGCAAAGAACAGCTGGAAAACGCAATAGTCAATAGAGTACACCATTTACAATCATCTGTAGTGATCAACAATGGGGATGGTTCATACAGCCTTCATAAACTGCCGGAAGAAGTACAGTTTTCGCCCATTTACGCCATTGCTGCCGATGATTTTGATCAGGACATGAAAACAGATTATGTGATGGCCGGAAACTTTTCAGGCGTAAAGCCGGAAGAAGGACGCTATGATGCCAATACAGGCTTGATGCTAAAAGCAGCGGGTGATCAGCTATTTGTGGTAAAAGGGAATAAAACCGGATTACGCATTGATGGAGAAGTACGCAAAATGGAAGTGGCAAGAACAATTGGAAATAAAAAGCTGCTTATCGTGGCAAAAAATGATGACTTACCTGAGATATATGAATACCAAGGCAACCCAAAAGCAAATACTGCCCTTACTATTTCTGATCGTTAG